In one window of Pirellulales bacterium DNA:
- a CDS encoding sigma-70 family RNA polymerase sigma factor, whose translation MRSVDAHSLRSQTTDSAATSVDELALLRRLQANDSAAFEELVRGNGGRMLATARRFFQDEQDAADAVQDAFISAFKAMKTFKGDSLLATWLHRILINACLMRRRTMQRQPTVAIECLLPQFDEMGHYRDSIHTFRKSPLDALAAEELRLHVRTCIDRLPEAYREVLVLRDIEQFDTETTAKMLDASASLVKVRLHRARQALRTLLAPVMQGT comes from the coding sequence ATGCGATCGGTTGATGCTCACTCATTGCGCAGTCAAACAACGGACTCAGCCGCGACATCCGTCGACGAGTTGGCTTTGCTGCGCCGACTGCAAGCAAACGATTCTGCTGCGTTTGAAGAGCTTGTCCGCGGAAACGGTGGTCGAATGTTGGCAACAGCTCGACGGTTCTTTCAAGACGAGCAAGATGCCGCCGATGCGGTGCAGGATGCATTCATATCAGCATTTAAAGCCATGAAAACCTTCAAAGGCGATTCTCTCCTTGCGACGTGGTTACATCGCATTCTCATCAATGCATGCCTGATGCGACGGCGCACGATGCAACGCCAACCCACTGTCGCAATCGAGTGTTTGCTACCGCAATTCGATGAAATGGGCCATTATCGCGACTCGATTCATACCTTTCGGAAATCTCCGCTCGATGCGCTAGCGGCCGAGGAACTACGGCTGCACGTCCGCACTTGCATCGATCGATTACCGGAAGCTTACCGCGAAGTGCTTGTCCTTCGCGACATCGAGCAGTTCGACACGGAAACCACGGCGAAGATGCTCGACGCGTCCGCCAGCCTCGTTAAAGTGAGATTACACCGGGCGCGTCAGGCGCTACGCACATTGCTAGCGCCTGTTATGCAAGGCACGT